In Alloyangia pacifica, the following proteins share a genomic window:
- a CDS encoding extracellular solute-binding protein, protein MAAIHFRFSPIRPALTALALFSGFAASAEPMHGIAMYGEPALPADFDHLPYVNPEAPKGGRIVTGEVGSFDSLNPHILKGSVPWQLRFLAYESLMGRSWDEPFTLYCLICETVETSPERDWVEFTLRPEAKFSDGTPVTVEDVIWSFNTLGTEGHPRYQGTYSRIESIEKTGEHSLRFTFNVQDRELALIVGMRPILKKAQWEGKDFSASGLDVVPITTAPYVIDSFEAGRYVSLKRNPDYWGKDVPFMKGQANLDEVRMEFFGDGTAMFEAFKAGLLNSNRELNSEKWETQYDFPAVQAGEVVKSVVPHGRPSGMTGFVMNTRRPGFDDWRVREAMIQLFNFEYINETLTGGRQPRITSYFSNSELAMDHGPASGRVKDLLEPFAESLVPGTLEGYELPQGDGSARNRAGLRKAMDLMQEAGYTVQDGVMMDPQGQPFQFDIVLPQGETEAGSMIDIYVQALQRLGIKVRVDTVDSAQFNARSASFDFDMTWFRRGISLSPGNEQRLYWGSAAADQEGSRNLMGIKSPAVDALIEDLLTATSREEFLAATHALDRVLTAGRYVIPTYEWNQSWIAHAKELTYAEPTPVYGDWIDWQPNAWWWEEQN, encoded by the coding sequence ATGGCCGCCATTCATTTCAGATTTTCTCCCATCCGGCCCGCGCTCACCGCGCTGGCCCTATTTTCGGGATTCGCCGCAAGCGCGGAGCCCATGCATGGCATCGCCATGTACGGCGAGCCCGCCCTGCCCGCGGATTTCGATCATCTGCCCTACGTGAACCCGGAGGCGCCCAAGGGCGGCCGCATCGTCACCGGCGAAGTCGGCAGTTTTGACAGCCTCAACCCGCATATCCTCAAGGGCTCGGTGCCCTGGCAGCTGCGCTTTCTGGCCTATGAATCGCTCATGGGGCGCAGCTGGGACGAGCCCTTCACTCTTTACTGCCTGATCTGCGAAACCGTCGAGACCTCGCCCGAGCGCGACTGGGTCGAATTTACCCTGCGCCCCGAGGCGAAATTCTCCGATGGCACACCGGTCACCGTCGAGGACGTGATCTGGAGCTTCAACACCCTCGGCACCGAAGGCCACCCGCGCTACCAGGGCACCTATAGCCGCATCGAGAGCATCGAAAAGACCGGTGAGCACAGCCTGCGCTTCACCTTCAACGTGCAGGACCGCGAGCTGGCGCTGATCGTCGGCATGCGTCCGATCCTCAAGAAGGCGCAGTGGGAGGGCAAGGATTTTTCCGCCTCCGGCCTCGACGTGGTGCCCATAACCACCGCGCCCTATGTCATCGACAGCTTCGAGGCGGGCCGCTACGTCTCGCTCAAGCGCAACCCCGATTACTGGGGCAAGGACGTGCCCTTCATGAAGGGTCAGGCCAACCTCGATGAGGTGCGCATGGAGTTCTTCGGCGATGGCACCGCCATGTTCGAGGCCTTCAAGGCGGGGCTGCTGAACTCCAACCGCGAGCTCAATTCGGAAAAGTGGGAGACCCAGTACGATTTTCCCGCCGTGCAGGCCGGCGAGGTGGTCAAATCCGTTGTACCGCATGGCCGCCCCTCGGGGATGACCGGCTTCGTGATGAACACCCGACGGCCCGGTTTCGACGACTGGCGCGTGCGCGAAGCGATGATCCAGCTGTTTAACTTCGAATACATCAACGAAACGCTGACCGGCGGGCGACAGCCGCGCATCACCTCGTATTTCTCCAACTCCGAGCTGGCGATGGACCACGGCCCGGCGTCCGGCCGGGTCAAGGACCTGCTGGAGCCTTTCGCCGAAAGCCTGGTTCCCGGCACGCTCGAAGGCTACGAGCTGCCGCAGGGCGACGGCTCGGCCCGCAACCGCGCCGGGCTGCGCAAGGCGATGGATCTTATGCAGGAGGCCGGCTACACGGTGCAGGACGGGGTGATGATGGACCCGCAGGGCCAGCCCTTCCAGTTCGACATCGTGCTGCCGCAGGGCGAGACCGAGGCCGGCTCGATGATCGACATCTACGTGCAGGCGCTGCAGCGCCTCGGCATCAAGGTGCGCGTCGACACGGTCGACTCCGCCCAATTCAACGCGCGCAGCGCCTCTTTCGATTTCGACATGACCTGGTTCCGCCGTGGCATCTCGCTCTCGCCGGGCAACGAACAGCGGCTCTACTGGGGCAGCGCGGCCGCCGACCAGGAAGGCTCGCGCAACCTGATGGGCATCAAGAGCCCGGCGGTGGACGCGCTGATCGAGGACTTGTTGACCGCCACCAGCCGCGAAGAGTTTCTCGCCGCCACCCATGCGCTTGACCGGGTGCTCACCGCTGGCCGATATGTCATCCCCACATACGAGTGGAATCAGAGCTGGATCGCCCACGCCAAAGAGCTGACCTACGCCGAGCCGACTCCGGTCTACGGAGACTGGATCGACTGGCAGCCCAACGCCTGGTGGTGGGAAGAGCAGAACTGA